A section of the Vanessa tameamea isolate UH-Manoa-2023 chromosome 29, ilVanTame1 primary haplotype, whole genome shotgun sequence genome encodes:
- the LOC113400969 gene encoding segment polarity protein dishevelled homolog DVL-3, which yields MEETKVIYYIDDEETPYLVKIPISPEKVTLLDFKNQLNRPNYKFFFKSMDDDFGVVKEEIVDDNAHLPCFNGRVVSWLVSAEGSNPSDGASQCTDSNAGKTKQNIHGAPTVPLTRDTCTDTDSTISSRPGHRASCDKYKYRGLRINGHSKYGNHGLEYETASVLSSDLDSTSLFDSQSEITTTTGRHTNASVDRALTECSSVSHLQVSSRKRPQRRRKRPQVMSRTSSYSSITDSTMSMHIITVTLNMDTVNFLGISIVGQSNKGGDGGIYVGSIMKGGAVALDGRIEPGDMILQVNDVNFEDMTNDEAVRVLREVVQKPGPIKLVVAKCWDPNPKGYFTIPRTEPVRPIDPGAWVAHTQALREAYPPPPLSTLPAASIPERASDAGSLPSEPQLSVGMDMALVVRAMLRPDSGLEIRDRMWLKITIPNAFIGADVVDWILQHVAGIADRRDARKYASHMLKAGFIRHTVNKITFSEQCYYVAGELCADLAALRLRSADQDSLASDTLAPLPNPNMMGPGYMPYAGSYGYQPIPFKYSSCMTSEHTIYGYNREESVLSGSGGSSAGSDHLTAKEPTAATRENEVKSTSSGSGASVVADGGGGGTRRSHSHSSGSDRANDRPVLFL from the exons atggaGGAgacaaaagttatttattatatagatgacgAGGAGACGCCGTATCTGGTCAAAATACCGATATCGCCTGAAAAAGTGACATTGTTGGATTTTAAGAATCAATTGAATAGACCgaattacaagttttttttcaaatcaatggACGATGACTTCGGTGTTGTTAAAGAAGAAATAGTCGATGATAACGCTCATTTGCCGTGTTTTAATGGTCGTGTAGTGTCGTGGTTAGTGTCTGCCGAGGGTTCCAATCCTTCAGACGGAGCTTCACAGTGTACCGACAGCAATGCTGGTAAAACGAAACAAAACATCCACGGAGCACCGACGGTGCCTCTCACGAGGGACACCTGCACGGACACGGATAGTACGATAAGCTCCAGACCAGGTCACAGGGCTTCGTgtgacaaatataaatacagagGTCTACGGATAAATGGTCATTCAAAGTATGGTAACCATGGTCTCGAATACGAGACGGCTTCCGTTCTCAGCTCGGACTTGGACTCCACGAGCTTATTCGATAGTCAATCGGAGATTACGACCACTACGGGAAGGCATACGAACGCGTCAGTTGATAGGGCTCTTACAGAATGCAGTAGTGTGTCACATTTACAAGTCAGTTCGAGGAAAAGACCGCAAAGGAGACGGAAGAGGCCCCAAGTTATGTCAAGAACGTCCTCCTACTCCTCGATAACGGACTCAACGATGTCAATGCACATAATAACGGTTACATTGAACATGGACACTGTGAATTTTCTCGGGATTTCCATTGTGGGGCAATCGAATAAAGGTGGGGATGGGGGTATATATGTTGGGAGTATAATGAAAGGTGGTGCAGTGGCTTTGGACGGACGTATTGAACCTGGGGACATGATATTGCAg GTGAACGACGTCAACTTCGAAGACATGACCAACGACGAGGCCGTGAGAGTCCTGCGCGAGGTGGTACAGAAGCCGGGCCCCATCAAACTGGTCGTTGCCAAATGTTGGGATCCTAATCCCAAGGGTTATTTTACCATACCACGGACAGAACCCGTGAGACCGATCGATCCTG gtGCCTGGGTGGCTCACACGCAAGCGCTACGAGAGGCATATCCTCCTCCCCCTCTGTCTACACTCCCCGCTGCTTCTATCCCCGAGCGGGCCTCCGACGCGGGTTCATTACCTTCGGAACCTCAATTGTCTGTTGGAATGGATATGGCTTTAGTCGTGAGAGCGATGCTAAGGCCTGATTCCG gttTAGAAATACGTGACCGTATGTGGTTGAAGATAACCATACCGAACGCCTTCATCGGTGCCGACGTCGTCGACTGGATACTGCAGCACGTAGCCGGCATCGCAGACAGGCGCGACGCAAGGAAATACGCATCGCACATGCTCAAG GCTGGTTTCATCCGCCACACGGTCAACAAGATAACGTTCAGCGAGCAGTGCTACTACGTGGCGGGAGAGCTGTGCGCCGACCTCGCCGCCCTGCGCCTGCGCAGCGCCGACCAGGACAGCCTCGCCTCCGACACGCTCGCGCCGCTGCCCAACCCGAA CATGATGGGTCCCGGGTACATGCCGTACGCGGGCTCGTACGGCTACCAGCCGATACCCTTCAAGTACTCCTCCTGCATGACCAGCGAGCATACTATATACGG GTATAATCGTGAAGAGAGCGTCCTGTCGGGTAGCGGAGGTTCGAGTGCCGGATCAGATCATCTTACCGCAAAAGAACCAACCG CGGCGACCCGCGAGAACGAAGTGAAGTCGACGTCGAGCGGGTCGGGCGCCAGCGTCGTCGCggacggcggcggcggcggcacGCGGCGCTCGCACTCGCACTCCAGCGGCTCCGACCGCGCCAACGACCGCCCCGTGCTGTTCCTGTAA
- the LOC113400972 gene encoding uncharacterized protein LOC113400972 encodes MSAMNVAEPWYLRVCDEFDAFCKKVDDRIDKQQLQLKACKKRNELENKLAQELTIKNELTQQLSELSRRGSELERVCAVFESRLTITDSDQHRLDNAKESYQLAKELTGIRLDFSAPPNIAKGYVKNEARRLLLPFEMESNSDALWDLVKTACDPTWPDKENHAPNKI; translated from the exons atgagtGCCATGAATGTGGCAGAACCCTGGTACCTTCGAGTCTGTGACGAGTTCGATGCTTTCTGTAAAAAAGTAGATG ATAGAATCGACAAGCAGCAACTACAATTAAAGGCATGTAAGAAAAGAAATGAACTTGAAAACAAACTCGCTCAAGAGTTAACAATCAAA AATGAGCTGACTCAGCAATTGTCTGAATTGTCTCGTAGGGGAAGCGAGCTGGAACGGGTATGTGCTGTGTTTGAGTCGAGGCTAACTATCACAGATAGTGATCAACATCGACTGGACAATGCTAA GGAAAGCTATCAGTTAGCAAAAGAGTTGACGGGTATTCGGCTCGATTTCAGCGCACCACCGAACATTGCCAAAGGCT ATGTGAAAAATGAAGCTCGGAGACTTTTACTGCCTTTTGAAATGGAATCAAACAGTGACGCCCTTTGGGATCTCGTCAAGACAGCCTGCGACCCGACCTGGCCGGATAAAGAGAACCATGCgccgaataaaatataa